The following DNA comes from Populus trichocarpa isolate Nisqually-1 chromosome 19, P.trichocarpa_v4.1, whole genome shotgun sequence.
AGAAAGTATTAAATGCAGTTCAAGGCAAGTACTGATGGAGTTCATCTCCTGCAAGGATGAGGAAGGAGGTTGAAATTTAGTTAAAATGCAGAATTAACATGGAAGCTAAATTCTAATCTGGGATGAGATATACTTCGCTAGAGGTACATTCATCATGGAGTGATGATTCGAGATCAGACATTGGAGAGACTTCTGGCAAGGAGGACTGTGGAACCGTTCTTGAGAGTGATCCAGGAAAGCAAAATCTCGAGATGAAAGATTGCAATGGAAAGCACTCTGCAATTGTTGAACTGGATGAAGAGCCAAGGTAACTTCATCTGGAGATTAAAGCAAACAGGTTCATCTCCAGACTCAAAGCTCATCAGCAAGTTTCCCAAGTTCAGGCACCCCACTGTCAAGTGAAAATCTCTAGTTAATAGAGAATTTTTTTGCTGCTGCAACACTCTTATTCAATATTCATTTTGTTGTTAGGTTTGCTTCAGCTGTACCCTTTCAGTCCAGTTCATGTAGCAATTGAGAAACAATGTCAAGATCTGATACTCATCGAGATTAGTCCTTCCTGTACCAGAAATTCTATGTATTTCCTTCAGGATAACTATACACATAAAGGTAGGAATACTAACATAAATATTTAGAAGAGGTTGACAGAGGCTAAGCATAGATTCAACCTGGGAGATATGCAGAGGCTTGTACATTTAGAATTAACtcataagaatttaaattttatttgaaaaattcataaaattaaaaaaatttaacttggtgtatttgattttaaagaacatatatatatatatatatatatatatatatatatatatatagtatgatTTTCAAAGTTAGGGTATGTCTTCTTAATGGCAATTctaaactaagaaaaattaaagttaatggatattaatcaaaatgaaaaagaattagTTCTTCTTTGACAAGATGAACATTTTACTGTCTTTATTATTCTATTACTTCAAATcacatttttgtttattgtgtattctaggggtgattattttcggttcggttcggtttttatcaaaaaaagtaaccaaatcaaattttttttaaaaaatccgaaaccgaaccgaaaccggttcaaaacGACccatttcggttttttttttttaaatcaatttttttggtttggctcagtttttttccagtttggctcggtttttttcggtttgggtttggttcggttttttcagtttcaggcttataaaaccgaaccgaaccggttggttttttcaaaattttaatcggtttaatcggttttttttcacggtcggttttttcaattatttatttttcaattttcttggtttaattggTCTTTTGGTATTTTTGCTTACCCCCAGTATATGCATTGAATCCTTGAGAGATTACATTTATGTTCTGATATGTTAGAAGAAGATTTGAGAGGAAAGCAagtttttctcttgtttatattcctttttatatatttttaatcacaagtttatttataaatataaaatcctagacaattaaacatttaaactaaataaaaaactaattctaaTTAATCTGATCGAGAAAGCATGCCTAGAAAGCATACTGTTGACTTCACCTATGCACCAATTCAGACAATTCTTTACCATATCAAGAACAACaatttcctatttattttaattaccaaGTATCGAGAAAGCATGCTTTTAACGTTACTGCTTTGCTTTGCTGAGTCCTCGAGTCATCACAGTTACCACTCAAGATTCCTGCTCAATATTGATCAGCACGCGGCCCAGGAAAGTTTACGACTTTTCGACCTTGCTCCTTCTCCTTTACGACTTTTCGACATTGCTCCTTCTCCTTTTTCCGAAGTCAATAACGaagaagtttctttttttttggggctCTAAAAGGAAAGTTCACGACTTTTCGACATTGCTCCTTCTCCTTTACGACTTTTCGACATTGCCTTTGGAATTTTCCGATGTCAATAAcgaagcagttttttttttttttttgctctaaaatgattatatatttttcagaaCAAATTTCCTATTTTGATTTCTGAAACAAGGATACATCATAATTAAGCCCCATAAATAGGTAATTAAACTATGAttgatttgttgatattaaaaataaaaaaatgttaagaaacattgtttttttatatatttctaataaaaaaatatttttaagaactaTAGCAAGACAAATATACAAGATgcacttcttctttttaatttcaattgtattcatgaaaaaagaaaattttctttcttctccgtATAGACGCCTAACAATAGCTGTCCACTGAGATGAAGAacgtgtttgaaagtgtgatatCGGGTGTtttctaaagtgttttttatttcaaaacgcGTTAAAATAATGCTCCACTTTGCTCAAGTTTTGATAACTATCGTCCTGGAACATTGCCTAAACCAATTGAATTTACATTCCAGCAATGACATGTTGCAGCAACTTCATAAATTCTAATACCATTATCTACATGGAGCATAATTTTGTGATTGACTTTGTTGTTGTCTTGGGTTgtgaaataaaagataattctTAAACAGTTTCAGTTGTAAGTGTCCAAATATCTTCTCTCTGCTTCTGCCATTTTgcactattttcttttctatatgaGAAATAAAGTCACTGCTTCTGGTACCAGAACCTGTTTCCTGGCCTTGCATAATGTCGGATCAGATGGAAATATTAGCTTTTAAGATCCTCAGATGATGAAGTGACAGGCTCAGTTTAACTCCCGTGAACGCTTCCTCTTTTGTGAAATGAATCATCTTCTTTCTGCAATGCTAGTCCGGCAACAGGGAGTGATCATACTGTAACGAAAACAAATATCCAAAGCAATTTCAGTTTCAAGGATACCTTTTGTTTATCTATTTATGTATTTTGGTAAAACCTTGGATGCAGGGATCTATGCTCCTTAACTTTATTTTCTGCTTATTGTCAAATAGTTCATTTCAACTTGTTCGTGTCTTTATGAGGGTGATGGCTTTACTGGGTGACATAGGTTAGGGAACCTTGATGAATGGTGCAGGTTAAGCCTATGTGATGCGATAAATTCCACAATGTATCAGACTCTGTCGCATATTATCGTGGTTGAATGCTCTTCAGTACTGAATTGGCATGTATTAAATGGAAGGCATGCAGATAGGTTTTAAAGTGATAACTACAACACAAAatagttgttttcttttcttattatatgcCATTCAAGGAATCTAATCTTCATAATCACTTGTTTTAGTTGATTATCTTTCGGCGTGGGATTGGAATTGATAAAACAACTGATTATTTTGCCCTGGAGAAAGTGTACATGCTCATTGGACGTCTTTGGGGATCTCTTTTAAGAGTAACTACTCCGTAAGCACACCAAAATAAtgatttgaagtaaaaaataaaataaaaatttttaaattttttttcaaaaacatttttaaaatacaatatcaaacactgCTGAAGAGTCATGCTAGCCATGAATATAAGCAGGTCAATAAAAAGTCATTCTAgccatgaatataaaatataaaatattttatatttttttagtatatgattgaaaaatattttttaataatgatagtgatagttgtgattgtgatggtgataaaaataataaaatgataatgatTAAGGAGATAATAACAACAATGATGGTGAAATAGAAATAATGATAGAGATAATTGGATcgtattataaataaattattatttgtaaaataatttattgaattttatgagttaaaaatatttatgcgcTTTTTTGGAAGTTTCAAAACTGGAGTGAGTTCATAAGTATGATTGACCTGACCATTATTAATACTACGGtactgtttttcaaataaagtaggtgttattttttaaagtatattttatttaaaaatttattaaaataatatatttattttttaaaaaactaatttttaatattaatatatcaaaacaatttaaaaaaattaaaaaattaatttaaaactaaaaaaatttcaattttttttaaaaagcaattataCCTTAATACCAAACCAGACTCATGAATGCTAGCTAGCTTTAACATTATTGAGGTCTGTCAAATTTATTTGGAGTTGCTTGATCCTTATACTCTTCTCTCTGCGCAATTACTGTAACAATCTCTTTACACCATTCTCTGCTCCCAGTAAATCATTTCTTAAAACCATATACTCTTCTCTTGCCTGTGCTtaatttctcctctcttttgtCTGAATACTGCTCAGGCAAAGCAGCTCTTGCAGAACATCTTGAATCCACGTAAAGTATTTATACTTCATCTTGtcggtgtttttgtttttcacatgcaactattgtttgaatctttttaagtAAAGGACAAGTATCACCAGtagtttccaaaaataaatcaattgatCTTTCTCGGTTTTTATAGTACATGTCTTACGGAGTTCACACTAAATTGACCCTTAACCTTgagctttttatatatataaatatatatgtaattattttctgttttaaccttttttttccaattaatgtaacttccattaatttttattcaatactgtgactttttttttctataggaaaAAATGGTTCGATCAAACGATCCATTTTGGAATGATGTTGAAGATATGAGTAATGGTCGCATGAAGTGTAAATTTTGTGGGCATTTATTTTCCCAGAATACTTCCATTTCGAGGATCAAATGGCATTTGTCAGGAGTGCCAAGGCATGGTGTAAAAATATGTGAGAACGTTCCTGAAGAAGTTAAAGATGCAGCCCTTGCAGCTATTGATGGCCctccagaaaaaagaaataaaaatgaagctGGATCGAGCAATAATGTCGTCACTAATGCAATTTCAGCTCCTGCAAAAGAACAGAACAATGAAGTGATGCATTTAGACATGGCACAACAAGAAGAAGCCTTTTCCCCTGGAGCGCTCGAACGTTGGATGGATAGCATCACTGATCAAGAGATCGAGTCTATGTTGGGACGTAGTTCTCCTGAAGAGCTTCTGCATGATGCATTGGAGACTGTACCGAGAACAGAAATGGTGCAGCATCTGGAGAGAGGTAGCTCTCATGAGAGGACATCAATTAATCAAGCTGATAAGCATCAAGGAGATTCATCCGAACCATCGGATCTATTGTGTCGTGGCCTTGGAAGATGTTATGATCAACTCTGTTCTCCACCAGTAAACAATGATGGCATGATGCATGAAGTGCCATCAATTAATCAGCCTGATGAGTCTCAAGGAGATTCATCCGAACCAACAGATGTATTGTGTCTTGGCCTTGGAAGATGTTATGATCAACTCTGTTCAACAGTAAGCAATGATGTCATGATGAATGAAGTGCAGAACATGGTTACTGTGAGGACAGCACCAGTGTTACAACTGTTGGAACAAAGCAATGCAGTACATCACTGTTTGGCAGGGGATGCTGGAAGGATACTAGTGGGAGTTCAGGGCACGGAACAAGGAGCGGGGGAAGACGGAAATTGTTCACATTTAGAAGCGGAAAATGGCATGGGAAACACTTGTGAAGGATCTATTCAGCATGTTGACAGAAGTTTCTCTCTTGGGAGACGCCCAGTTGATGCACATGAGAATAGAGGAGAAGCAACACAAAGAATTGATCTAGTGAATCAATCAGCTGGTTTTtcaatggaggaggaggaggaggatgcgGAGGACAATAGAGGAAGGTTAGTGCAGCCTGGCGCAGGAACTAGCTCTTCTAGAGGCCTTAAATACAACACAAGTGAGACTAGAGGAGATCCAATTCCTTCTAGCTCTACAAAGTTAGTGGGTCGAGCATTTGAAGAGAATAAGAATGTGATATGGTCTCTGCTAATGGATGGTAAATTCTCAACCATTGGCATTTATGGAATGGGGGGAGTTGGTAAAACGGCAATGATACAACATATCTATAATAAGCTTCTAAAAAGAAGAGACATTTCTCATCGTGTATACTGGGTGACTGTGTCTCGAGATTTCAACATTAATAGATTGCAAAATCTTATTGCTAAACGTCTTGATTTAGATCTTTCAAGCGAAGATGATGATTTGCATAGAGCTGTCAAATTGTCAAAAGAACTagtgaagaaacaaaaatggattctcttcttagatgatttgtggaacTCTTTTGAACTACACGTAGTGGGAATTCCTGTCAATTTGAAAGGATGCAAGTTAATTATAACAACTCGATCAGAAGAGGTTTGTAAACGGATGGATAGccaacacaaaatcaaattgaagccACTTTGTGAGAGGGAAGCTTGGACTTTGTTCATGGAAAAACTTGGAGATGACAAAGCACTTTCTCTAGAAGTGGAGCAAATTGCAGTAGATGTTGCAAGGGAATGTGCTGGTTTGCCATTGGGAATTATTACAGTTGCAAGAAGTTTAAGGGGAGTGGATGACCTACATGAGTGGAGGAATAcattgaagaaattgagagaatcaaaatttaaggaCATGGAAAATGAGGTATTCCGGTTATTGAGGTTTAGTTATGATCAGTTAGATGATTTAGCACTACAACATTGTCTCTTATACTGTGCATTATTTCCTGAAGATTATATAATTGAAAGGGATGTCCTCATAAATTATTTGATCGATGAGGGAATAATGAAAGGAATGAGGAGCAGTCAAGCAGCATTTGACGAGGGCCACACAAtgcttaataaacttgaaaatgtcTGCCTATTGGAAAGGCACCTTGGTGGCGGTAAATTTTTCAAGATGCATGATTTGGTTAGGGACATGGCCATCCAAATACAGCAAGAGAACTCTCAAATCATGGTTAAAGCAGGtgagcaattaaaagaattgccGGATGCAGAGGAGTGGACAGAGAATCTTGTGACAGTTTCGCTAATGTgtactcaaattaaaaaaattccctcAAGCCATTCACCAAGGTGTCCCAATCTGTCAACTCTATTTCTTTGTGAGAATACAAGGTTGCGATTTATTTCAGATTCATTTTTCATGCAATTACATGGGCTCAAGGTACTCAATCTATCTACCACAAGTATTAAAATATTGCCTGATGGTATCTCTGATTTGGTGAGTCTCACTGTATTATTGCTCTGTGAGTGTAAGTACTTAAGGGGTGTACCATCATTAAGAAAGCTCAGGGCACTAAAGAGGTTAGATCTCTTTAAAACTGAACTTAGAAAGATGCCTCAAGGAATGGAATGTCTATCCAACCTCTGGTATCTTAGACTCGGTTCAATTGGAAAAAAGGTGTTTCCCAGTGGGATATTACCTCAACTCTCTCACTTGCAATTCTTTGTATCTAGTGGTGTGTTAAATGTTAAAGGAAAGGAACTAGGATGCTTAAGGAAGTTGGAAACTTTGAAATGCCATTTTGAAGGTCACTCTGATTTTGTGGAGTTTCTCAGGTCTccacaaaatcaaaccaaatcacTAAGCACATACAGAATTTTTGTAGGGCCTTTGGATGATGAAGATTATTATGGAATGTTTTTGGGAACTCCCAGCAGAAGGAAAACAATTGTTTTGTGTAACTTGAGCATCAACGGAGATGGAGTTTTTCAGGTCATGTTCCCAAATGATACTCAAAAACTggaaatttttaattgtaatgaTGGAACAACTTTATGCGACATTTCATCCTTGATAAAGTATGCAACTAAACTAGAGATCCTCAACATTTGGGAGTGCAAAAACATGGAGAGCTTGGTTTTATCTTCTTGGTTCTGCTCTGCTCCTCCTCCATTGCCATCTTCTAACAGTATATTTTCTGGTCTTAAAGAGTTTTATTGCCGTAATTGTAAGAGTATGAAGAAGCTGCTGCCTCTTGTCTTGCTGCCAAACCTGGAAAAGCTTGTAGTTCAAGAAtgtgagaaaatggaggagataataggaACAACAGATGAAgaaatcagcagcagcagctccaATCCGATCACAAAATCCATACTCCCAAAGTTAAGAATTCTGAGATTGAAATATTTACCAGAATTGAAAAGCATATGTGGTGTAAAGGTGATTTGCGATTCTCTTGAATATATTGAAGTAGACACATGTGAGAAGCTGAAGAGGATTCCAATTTGTCTTCCGTTGCTTGAAAATGGCCAGCCATCTCCTCCCGCTTCTCTTCAAAATATCGTTGCATATCCAGAAGAATGGTGGGAGACAGTAGTGGAGTGGGAGCATCCTAACGCCAAGGACGTCCTTCTACCTTTTGTACGTTTTCGAGCTGTATGACGATTCTTctcttaatataaatataacattGAATTACAGGTAACCATCGTGTTTTAattcctctctctccctccctctcttaatcttaaaacttgtttttctcaCTGATTCCTCtgttcatttattatttatttaatgtggAATGGGATGGCTCttcatcttttcatggcttttAAATATTTGGTGATCTTTTTTATAGGCAAATGGTGAAGGAAGGCAAGCCTCTTATTCAACAAGGATTGAAAAGAAGGCGTGTTGCCTCTTCCGGATTCGCTGCCATCAAATATTGATCCATAGTTCTTCATTTTACTGTCGAGCAATGTTTTTCTGCAAAGAGCTTGGTTGCTTCTCATTCTTCTGAGATCAGGATTTATAGCCCTGTCAGGATTAAgctattatgattatttttctttatgataAAGATCTTGTAatctttgattttatctataaataaaattggaGGGATGGCAGTAACCTCCAAGTTCTTGTTCTGCTCCTGGTTCTTTGTTCTTTGATTAAGCTAAGTTCTCTGAATACCCTTTGATCTTCGTAGGGTTGTGAGTGAAAGTGAGGTTTGAAAATGGAATCTTCAAATTGAGATTTTTGAATATTTCGAATGGTGTCAGAGTGGTTATGAATGCGGTGAGTGTCTGTTCAGAATTGATACCATGAGTTAACACAGACCTGTGCAGGGCATGCAATTTGCCCATCCTGGGCTCAATATATGAGTGCCCCTTCATTGCTCATGGTGGACGTGTTCTCAAGGAGGTGAGATTGAGATTTATTCAAAATGTCTGTCTTCAATTACACGATATAGAGAAATATTAATCTGATAgcagtatatatatttttatcatataagatgtaattttaatttttcagggAGATATATGATGATTCGCTACAAATACTTGCATTGAAGAAGAACAATCTGACACCAGACGTCAGAGAGAATTAATCTGCCGAGGCAAGGAAAAAAAGTGATCAGAACGCCATGTATTCGTTGAACAAATTCAGAAGATCAAAggaattagaataataaaaagatggtCAAAtgtgtgaagaaaaaaataatttcaatcattttaatatgctaatattaaaaataatttttttaaataaaaaaatattattttaatatattttcaaacaaaaaacaccttATAAATCAATTGCTACCACACTTGAAAACCAATTCTTTACAAGAACAACaatttcctatttattttaattatcaagtGCATGTTTAGTATTAtgatgtataatattttttgtttcaaaatatattaaaataattttttatttttaacatcaacttattagaatcattgaaaaaattaaaaaaattttaaatttaatattttttaaaataaaaatactcttaaaaaatatctaaaataaaaaactactgCTTTTCCAAATGGGTTCTCGAGAAACATATCTTCGCCACAGAAGCTTTATGCATTTCATGATACCAATATTGCAGTGCcttttaaactactttttgtatgaaaaaacatgatatatttcaagtgtttgtttttatagttttgatgtgataatatcaaaaatataaaatataaaaaataatattttaatatattttcaattagaaagtgatgttgaaaaaaattgactaatctataatattgatattatttgaCCTGACTCAATTCATCAAAGTCAGATAATATAGATATCATAAATgacagtaaataaaaaaacttaacaaattGATATCATGGGTTAGGTGATGggtcataatttttaaaatccgGACAACCTGACCCAACCCGCATGTCCTATAAtagcaaacataatttttttttatatgcttggTCCTCCTTTGACAATTAATTACTCCATTTTAGTCAACTTATTCAGGTGTATTAAGcctaaattatttgttaaaactTATAATATGCTTTAGGCTAGTTTATAAAGTCCAAATCTTATTTCTAATAGTCCAACTTGTGGATATTTGCAAtaaccatgaaaaaattattccaaCTTGATATAACAAA
Coding sequences within:
- the LOC18108179 gene encoding probable disease resistance protein At4g27220 codes for the protein MVRSNDPFWNDVEDMSNGRMKCKFCGHLFSQNTSISRIKWHLSGVPRHGVKICENVPEEVKDAALAAIDGPPEKRNKNEAGSSNNVVTNAISAPAKEQNNEVMHLDMAQQEEAFSPGALERWMDSITDQEIESMLGRSSPEELLHDALETVPRTEMVQHLERGSSHERTSINQADKHQGDSSEPSDLLCRGLGRCYDQLCSPPVNNDGMMHEVPSINQPDESQGDSSEPTDVLCLGLGRCYDQLCSTVSNDVMMNEVQNMVTVRTAPVLQLLEQSNAVHHCLAGDAGRILVGVQGTEQGAGEDGNCSHLEAENGMGNTCEGSIQHVDRSFSLGRRPVDAHENRGEATQRIDLVNQSAGFSMEEEEEDAEDNRGRLVQPGAGTSSSRGLKYNTSETRGDPIPSSSTKLVGRAFEENKNVIWSLLMDGKFSTIGIYGMGGVGKTAMIQHIYNKLLKRRDISHRVYWVTVSRDFNINRLQNLIAKRLDLDLSSEDDDLHRAVKLSKELVKKQKWILFLDDLWNSFELHVVGIPVNLKGCKLIITTRSEEVCKRMDSQHKIKLKPLCEREAWTLFMEKLGDDKALSLEVEQIAVDVARECAGLPLGIITVARSLRGVDDLHEWRNTLKKLRESKFKDMENEVFRLLRFSYDQLDDLALQHCLLYCALFPEDYIIERDVLINYLIDEGIMKGMRSSQAAFDEGHTMLNKLENVCLLERHLGGGKFFKMHDLVRDMAIQIQQENSQIMVKAGEQLKELPDAEEWTENLVTVSLMCTQIKKIPSSHSPRCPNLSTLFLCENTRLRFISDSFFMQLHGLKVLNLSTTSIKILPDGISDLVSLTVLLLCECKYLRGVPSLRKLRALKRLDLFKTELRKMPQGMECLSNLWYLRLGSIGKKVFPSGILPQLSHLQFFVSSGVLNVKGKELGCLRKLETLKCHFEGHSDFVEFLRSPQNQTKSLSTYRIFVGPLDDEDYYGMFLGTPSRRKTIVLCNLSINGDGVFQVMFPNDTQKLEIFNCNDGTTLCDISSLIKYATKLEILNIWECKNMESLVLSSWFCSAPPPLPSSNSIFSGLKEFYCRNCKSMKKLLPLVLLPNLEKLVVQECEKMEEIIGTTDEEISSSSSNPITKSILPKLRILRLKYLPELKSICGVKVICDSLEYIEVDTCEKLKRIPICLPLLENGQPSPPASLQNIVAYPEEWWETVVEWEHPNAKDVLLPFVRFRAV